DNA sequence from the Acidothermus cellulolyticus 11B genome:
GCCGTCCTATCCGGCGGGTCTCGCGCTGGGCCGCAGCGGAACCGCTGTTCTCGGGCGCTGCACGGATGCGGCCACGTCGGTTCACCTCGTTCGCCCGGACGGTTCGGCGCACCAACTCATCCCCGATCTCGCCGATGGCGAGGTCGGCGCACTCTCCGCCGACGGACGGCTCCTGGCATTGGCACACGCCGAGCACGGCGACGCCCGCCACAAGGCGCTCCGGGTCGTGGCGCTGGACGACTCCGGGACGCGCACGGTCGCCGACCTGTGGGACGGCCCGGGGCTTGGGCTCACGGTCGTCGACTTCGCACCCAGGGACGGCGACCCCCGCCTGCTGGTTCTCCACGAGCGGCGCGGCCGGGTCCAGCCGTTGGTGTGGAATCCCCTGACCGGCGAGCAATTCGACCCGGACATCGACCTACCGGGCGATATGTACGCCGAGTGGTACCCGGACGGCGCGGCCCTCCTCGTCGGCCACGATGTCCACGCCCGCACGGAGCTGTACCGCTTTGACCTCGCGTCCGGCGCGTGGACGCGAATTCCCACCCGGGCGGGCACAATTTCCGGCGCGACGGTCCGTCCGGACGGAGTGGTGGAATTTCTCTGGTCATCGAGCGCCGAACCGCCCGCTGTCGTCGACGACACCGGCCGCGTCGTCATCCAGCCGCCGGGTCCAGCCGCCCCGGCGTCCGTTCCCGCCACTGATGCGTGGGTCGACGGTCCCGGCGGGCGGATCCACGCACTGATCTCCCGGCCGCCGGGCAAGCCACCGTATCCCACCGTCTTTCTCGTGCACGGTGGTCCGGCAAGCCATGACACCGACAGTTTCACGCCCGCCGTCGCCGCCTGGGTGGATGCCGGTTTCGCCGTCGTGCGGGTGAACTACCGCGGCTCGACCGGTTACGGCAAGGCTTGGCGCGACGCCATCGAAGGCCGCCCAGGGCTCACGGAATTGGCGGACCTGCGGGCGGTCCGCGACTGGGCCGTCACGACCGGCCTGTCCGATCCACGACGCCTCGTCCTGGCCGGTGGATCGTGGGGCGGTTACCTCACGCTGCTCGGCATCGGCGTCATGCCCGACGCGTGGTCGGTCGGCATCGCCAGCGTCCCGGTTGCCGATTACGTCACCGCTTATTACGAGGAAATGGAACCGTTGAAGGCGTTCGACCGCGCTCTCTTCGGCGGCACGCCGGAGGAGGTGCCGGAACGGTATCGCGAAGCGTCACCAATCACCTATATCGACCAGGTGCGGGCGCCGGTCTTCATCCTCGCCGGCGAGAACGACCCGCGGTGTCCGATCCGGCAGGTGGAGAATTACGTGGACGCGCTGGCACGGCGCGGTATCACCCATGAGGTGTACCGCTTCGATGCGGGCCACGGGTCACTCGTCACCGAGGAACGCATTCGGCAGGTCGGCAAAGAAATTGCTTTCGCGCTCCGGCATCTGGGCATGCATCGGGACGCGTTCGCCGAATTCGCAACTCTCGCCGCGCCCTGACCGGCTCACGCGGGGGACCAGGTGGCACGGCTGCGAATCCGCCGGACGCGCCCAACATTCCTGATCGGCTCACGCGGGGGACCAGGTCGCACCGCCGTCCGTGGTCTGTTCGACCGTGACGGTCATCGTGCACTCACTCTTGTCATTGGCGCATGAATTCACCGCGATTACCGCGGTTGCGGCTGCTGGGCCGGTGAGGGTGACCGCGACGGTGTTCAGCGCGAGTCCGGTTTCGTGAACCGTCCGCCAACTGGCGCCGTCGTCGGTCGTCTCATACACCGTGCCGATGGACGGCGCAACCACCCACCAGGTGGACCCGGTGTTTCCCGTTACGGCGCCGGTCGGGGCGAAATCCGCTGGGATGTCCAGAGCGACGCCCCGGACGGTGAAGGTCGCACCCTGATCGTCACTAGCGAGCAGGAAGAATTTCTCCCGGCTTCCGTCGGCCGCCGCCTGCACGGTCACCGGAATGTCGATACGTGACCCGCTGAGCACCGGAGCCCCGAGGGCGAACGTGCCGGGGCCGCCGACGCCGGGGACAGACAGTCGTTGCCACGACGCACCGCCGTCCGTGGTGCGCAGGAGCAATTCCTGCGTGGGACCCGCGACGAGGACGCCGATCCGCGGCGTCACCATGAGCAGACCGGACCAGCGCACGTTGACATCCGGACCGTTCGGCGTCGCCGGCGGTCCGAAATGCCCGCCGTTGTCGGTGGAGACGAAAAGCGCATGCTCGGCGCTGAATCCGCCGCCAGCGAGGGAGACGACGACGGCGACGATCCCGCCGGCGGCCGGGTGGAATGCAACCTGTTCGGTGCCGTCCGCCGTCGAGGTGCCGGCCGGCCACCGTGGATCGAGCCGTACCGCGCTCCACTCGGCGGCGTAGCGGTAGACGTGCACCGACCCCGTGGGGTCCACCGCGGCGAGCAGCGGAGCACCGTCGGGAGCTGAATCAACGGCCGCGATGTTCGCCGGAGCCAGCCCTGCCGGCAGCGATACCGGCGCCCAGGTCCGGCCACCGTCATGGGTGACGGCCAAGGTTTCGCCGGCAAGTCGGACGCCGATCTGTCCTCGCAGGCGGAGCTGCCGCACCGCGGCGGCGCCCACGGCGCCGCCCCGACTCGCCCCGCCGGCAGGGGACGCGGAGCCGTTACGTGCCTTGCTCGCCGCTAGACCAGGCGCCGATCCGGCGGCGCGTGGGGATTGTCCATTCGGCGCGGCGCACGCCGTCACCAAGACAAGAGCGGCGGCCGCACAACCCATCCAGGAAAGATGGCCGCGCATGGGTGGTCCTCCTCCCGCACAGTTTTGCCGTAGGACGCCGAGCGGTCAGTAAGCGCTGCAATTGTTCGGCGTCGGAGCGAGCGTGCCCACCGGTTTGGAGTACAGACCGCGCTCAGCGACCTGTCACCGCCGCGGGAGCGAGCTCCACTGCGCGGCGACGAGTTCAGCGAGCTGGACGGCGTTGAGCGCCGCGCCCTTGCGCAAGTTGTCGTTGCTCACGAACAGGACGAGCCCACGGTTGTCGGGGACGGAGTGGTCCTGGCGGATCCGCCCGACATAACTCGGATCGGTCCCTGCCGCCTCCAGAGGATTCGGGACGTCGACCACGCGCACGCCGGGTGCGGACTCGAGCAATTCGACGGCGCGGGACGCCGGCAGCGGGCGCGCAAATTCCGCGTTGATCGACAGCGAGTGGCCGGTGAAAACGGGAACGCGCACACACGTGCCGGAAACCCGGAGATCCGGAATTCCCAGAATCTTCCGGCTCTCGTTGCGAAGCTTCTGTTCCTCGTCGGTCTCGCCGCTGCCGTCATCGACGAAATTGCCGGCTACCGGCACGACGTTGAACGCAATCGGCCGGACGTACTTCTGCGGTGCCGGGAAGTCGACCGCCCGTCCGTCATGGGTCAGGTCATGGGCGCGGTCAACAACCTGGCGGACTTGCTTGTCCAGCTCTTCGACGCCTGCCAGCCCGCTGCCGGAGACCGCCTGATACGTGCTCGCCACCAGGCGAATCAATCCGGCAGCGTCGTGCAACGGCTTGAGCACCGGCATCGCCGCCATCGTCGTGCAATTCGGGTTGGCGATGATGCCTTTGCGCATGCCGGAGAGCGCGTGCGGATTCACCTCGGCGACGATGAGAGGGACGTCCGGGTCCATCCGCCAGGCCGATGAATTGTCAATGACAACCGCGCCGGCGGTCGCGAATTTCGGCGCAAGAGCACGGGACGTGCCGGCTCCCGCCGAGAAGAGCACGATGTCAAGACCTGCGGGGTCGGCGGCGGCGGCGTCCTCGACAACAACCTCGCCGTCCTGCCACGGCAGGGTACGCCCGGCCGATCGGGCCGAGGCGAAGAACCGGATCGAGGCGACCGGGAAATGCCGCTCCGCGAGGATCCGGCGCATCACGCCGCCGACCTGCCCGGTTGCGCCGACGATGCCGACGTGGAACGACCGCTCGGTCACGACCCCTCCTTCAGCCGCCCGAATCGTCACCGGCCGGTTCCACCATAGACGACCGCCTGTCCCTCCGGATCGTCCAATTCGAAGGCCCGGTGCAGCGCAGCCACCGCCGCAGGCAGGTCATCTTCGCGGATGACGACGGAAATGCGAATCTGCGACGTGGAAATCATCTCGACGTTGATGCCCGCGTCCGCCAGCGCCGTCAGAAACTTGGCCGTGACACCGGGTTGCGTTCGCATGCCGGCGCCGATCAACGAGACTTTGCCGATCTGGTCGTCGGAGAGGAGACCCTCAAACCCGATCCGGTCCTTCGCCTTGCTCAGCGCGGCCATCGCAGTCGGCAGATCGGAGGTCGGGAGGGTGAAGGTGATGTCGGTCCGTCCGGTCGCCGTCGACGACACGTTCTGCACAATCATGTCGACATTGATGCCGGCGTCGGCAATGACCTGGAAAATCTGTGCGGCCTCACCGGGTTTGTCCGGGACACCGACAACGGTTATCTTCGCTTCGCCGCGTTCGTGTGCGACACCGGAGATAATCGGCGCTTCCATCTGCTCCTCCGGGGGAATATCGACGATCCACGTCCCCGGCTTGGTCGAGAACGAGGATCGCACGTGAATCGGCATTTTGAACCGCCGCGCGTATTCGACGCACCGCAAGTGCAGAATCTTGGCACCGGCGGCCGCCATTTCCAGCATTTCTTCGTACGAAATTCGAGGGATTTGCCGCGCAGTGGGGACGATCCGCGGATCCGCGGTGAACACGCCGTCCACGTCGGTGTAGATTTCACAGACCTCGGCGCCGAGCGCGACGGCCAAGGCAACCGCGGTGGTGTCCGACCCGCCGCGGCCGAGCGTGGTCACATCCTTCGTGTCTTGGGCCACCCCCTGGAAGCCGGCGACGATGGCGATGTGCCCGGCGGCAAGCGCCTCACGGATGCGGCCCGGTGTCACGTCGATGATCTGCGCACGACCGTGCCGTGAATCGGTGATGACGCCGGCCTGGCTGCCGGTGAACGAACGGGCCTCCATGCCGAGATTGGCGATCGCCATCGCCAGCAGGGCCATGGAGATGCGCTCTCCGGCCGTCAGCAGCATGTCGAGCTCGCGCGGCGGCGGCATCGGCGAGACCTGGGCGGCGAGGTCGAGAAGTTCGTCGGTCGTGTCGCCCATCGCGGAGACGACGACGCAGACGTCGTAGCCCTGCTTGCGGGTGGCGACGATCCGTTGCGCAACCTTCTTGATGCGCTCCGCGTCGGCAACGGATGACCCACCGTACTTCTGCACGATGAGCGGCACGCGTGCTCCTCACATGGACGAACCGCCGGCAGTCTACCGGTCCCGGTTACGCTGACGCCCATGCCGAGGTCAGCGGGCGGCCGATCATCCCGCGGTGTGCGGTGGCCGGCGCCGGTCGTCGTCTGCTCTGCCGTCGGCCTCGTCGGCGTCCTTCTCGCCGGCTGCTCGGCGCATCAGCCGACACCGCCGCCGTCAACGGGTGCCCAGACGTCGACCGCTGGTCCGCTCCTGGCGCTCCGCGCCGCGGCCGCGCGGGCCCTGCACGCGTCGTACACCGCCACGTACCGCGCGCTTGGCACCAGCCCGCCGCGAAGCGGCACGGTCGCGGTATACCGGACGCCGGACGCCGTCCGGCTGGACGTCACCGAGACCGGCGCCGCGGCACTGCGGATTCTCGTCACGGCCCAGGGAACCTTCTCCTGCACCCTCCCCGGGCCGCCGACACCGCCGCCGACCGGTACGAGCGCACCGGCGTGCGTGACACTGGCCGGCCCAAAGAGCACCGTTCCGCCGTCCCTCGACCCGGGGTTGCAGCACGTCTTCACCTCGACCCTGGAGGCCCTGGCCGGCAGCGACGACGTCCGTGTCGCCGGCACGCCTGAACCCCGGACCATCGCCGGCTACAGCGCGACCTGTTTTGCCGTCACCTTCACCGCCGCGTCCATCGCGCTCACCCCGGGGACCTACTGCTTCACGGCTGACGGAATCCTCGCCGCAGCACTCTTCCGGTCCAGTTCCATCAGCCTCATCAGCGTGGACGGCGCACCGGTTCCGGGCGATTTCCAGCTCCCCGCGTCGCCGGTGCCGCTCACGCCGCAGCCGACCCCGGCAGGCTCCGGCGGCTGAGATCCTGCGAGGCACGCAGACCGGAGCCAGGCCTACACGTCGAGCCGATCATGCGCGACGACCGATTGGAGGGCCCGGACCATGGCGCCGGCGTGCGTCCCCCAATGCGACAGGTACGAGAACTGCCACCACCACAAGGCCTCAACCGGCCGTCCGGCCCGGAAATGCGCCAACCCATGCAGCAGATCCGAAACGATCAGCGCGAGGTCGTCGGATATCACGAACGTCGTGGCGCTGGGCGGATTCTCGTACGGATCGAAAATCTCGACGTATCGGTCGATCGGTGCCAGCAGTTTCGCCAATCGGGTGCGGAGATCATCGATATCCGGGTCCGGGCCGACATCAGGTTCGAACGGTTCCGGCGGAACGATGTCCGTGATGGCCCCCAGCCGCCCGCCGGCGAGCAGCAGCTGCGACACCTCCAACAGAAGCAGGGACACGGCGGAACCGGCGTCCGTACTGCGGGCGATCTCCCGTACGGCGATGACGAAACTCTCAACTTGATCGGCGATCTCGGCCGCGAATTCGCCGAGGTCCTCCGACCTGCTCTCCACCAGGGGGTCAGACATCGAGCTGCCTCCTACCTTCCAGCGCGCGGCCGAGGGTCACCTCATCGGCGTACTCGAGATCGCCGCCGACGGGTAGACCGCTGGCGAGCCTGGTGACCCGCACACCGAGTGGTTTGACTAATCGTGCCAGGTACGTCGCGGTCGCTTCACCCTCCAAATTCGGATCTGTGGCCAGGATCAGTTCTTTGACCGTGCCGTCGGCCAGGCGCTGAAGGAGCTCACGGATTCGAAGATCATCTGGACCTATGCCGTCGATGGGGCTGATCGCGCCGCCGAGGACGTGATAACGCCCGTGGAACTCGCGGGTCTTCTCAATCGCCACGACATCCTTGGGTTCTTCGACCACGCAGAGCACCGTCGGGTCCCGGCGCGGATCCGCGCAAATCCGGCACTGCTCGTGCTCGGCGACGTTGCCGCAGATCGCACAGAACCGGATGCGCTCCTTGACATCCAGCAGGACCTCGGCCAGACGCCGGACCTGGCTAGGGTCCGCGCCCAGGATGTGGAAGGCGATGCGTTGCGCGCTCTTGGGGCCGATCCCGGGCAGCTTGCCAAGCTCATCAATGAGATCTTGGATTACGCCTTCGTACACGGCTCACCGCACTGCCTCTCGCCATCCGCAGCACCCGGGCAATCCGGGCGCCTCCGTCGTCATCGAGACGAGCGTACGGTGCCGGGAAGATCACAGACGGCTGCAACGCCGTCAGTCGACGTCCTCCTCGATCACAGTCGCTCCCAGGTGCCGTTGGAGCAGCGCGAGGTGCTCCGTCTCGCTCTCGGACGTCTCAACGGGTGGATCATCCGGATCGACCCCGTCTCCCGGCAGATCGTCCGGCTCAGGATCGCGCGGCTCAGCTGCTCCGCGATTTCCCGAGGTGGACGAGTGGGGTCGTTCCGCGCCGACCGCGGCGGTTCCGGTCACCTCGGGGCCGGATCCGGTGGAACCAAGGACCGTCGTCTCGATCCGCCACTGCCCGCCGAGGACGTCCGTCAGCGCCCCCGCGAGCGCTTCTTCGTTGCGCGGTCCCAGCGCAAATTGCCGTTCGAGCGCCGGGGTGGTGAAGCCGACGACAATGGTCGACCCACGCACGTCGACCACCTGGGCTGGACCGGAGATCAGGAGAGAGTGCGCGACGCGGCGGCGCTGCTTCGTGGCTTCAAGGACGTCGTCCCACGCCCGCAGGACAGCCGCCTGGTCGGCCGGTGCGTCTCGCCGCGGCACCCGTGGACTGGCCGAGGAGTCCACGGCCTCACGGCCCGGCGGACCGGCCGAGGATTCGACGGCCTCACGGGCCGACGGCCGGGAACCCGTCCTGGGCTGGGCGCTTTCACGGCCCGGTTCACCAACCGCCGGGCCATGTCGCACCGGTTCATCAACCGCCCGGCTCGGTCGTGTCGAAGGACCGGTCGCCTGTCCCTGATCGGGTAATTCACCGGCCACGGACCCGCCGGCCGATAACCCGAGCCGCCGCTCGATCCGCTCCAACCGGGCGAGCACACCGGTCTCTCCCCGATCCGCCGCCGGAACGAGAAGCCGCGCGACGATCAATTCCAGCACCAGTCGCGGAGCGACCGAACCGCGCATTTCCGCCAGGCCGGCGCTGACAATCTCCGCGGCACGCAACAACGCGGTGCGACCAAATGCAGCGGCCTGCCGGCGCATCCGGTCCATCGCATCCTCTGGGACGTCGAGCAAACCGCGCGCCGGCGCATCCGGCACGGCGTCCACAACGATCAGGTCGCGCAGCCGCTGCAGGATATCTTCCGCAAAACGCCGGGGGTCGTGACCCGCGTCGATGACCGACGTCACCACCGAGAAAACCGCCGGGCCGTCGCCGCGGGCCAGCCCCTCGATGGCTTCATCGAGCAGGGCGGCGTCGGTGTAACCGAGGAGTGCCGCGGCGTACCGATGGGTCACGCCCTCGCTCCCGGCCCCGGCAATCAGCTGGTCGAGGATCGACAGGGCGTCCCGTACGGATCCCGCTCCAGCCCGGACGACGAGATTCAACGCCCCGGGTTCGATCGCGACTTTTTCTTGTTCGCAAATG
Encoded proteins:
- a CDS encoding prolyl oligopeptidase family serine peptidase encodes the protein MTESTPTTPPNEPAWQLRFRAARMTLPRWARLRPERSIFTSNASGTVEIYAWDRSRGTIHQLTKRPAGTYLAAIDPAGEQVWWFDDDGGNEFGVWRRQPFPADVPDDARRSALPASSDLPPSYPAGLALGRSGTAVLGRCTDAATSVHLVRPDGSAHQLIPDLADGEVGALSADGRLLALAHAEHGDARHKALRVVALDDSGTRTVADLWDGPGLGLTVVDFAPRDGDPRLLVLHERRGRVQPLVWNPLTGEQFDPDIDLPGDMYAEWYPDGAALLVGHDVHARTELYRFDLASGAWTRIPTRAGTISGATVRPDGVVEFLWSSSAEPPAVVDDTGRVVIQPPGPAAPASVPATDAWVDGPGGRIHALISRPPGKPPYPTVFLVHGGPASHDTDSFTPAVAAWVDAGFAVVRVNYRGSTGYGKAWRDAIEGRPGLTELADLRAVRDWAVTTGLSDPRRLVLAGGSWGGYLTLLGIGVMPDAWSVGIASVPVADYVTAYYEEMEPLKAFDRALFGGTPEEVPERYREASPITYIDQVRAPVFILAGENDPRCPIRQVENYVDALARRGITHEVYRFDAGHGSLVTEERIRQVGKEIAFALRHLGMHRDAFAEFATLAAP
- a CDS encoding sialidase family protein produces the protein MRGHLSWMGCAAAALVLVTACAAPNGQSPRAAGSAPGLAASKARNGSASPAGGASRGGAVGAAAVRQLRLRGQIGVRLAGETLAVTHDGGRTWAPVSLPAGLAPANIAAVDSAPDGAPLLAAVDPTGSVHVYRYAAEWSAVRLDPRWPAGTSTADGTEQVAFHPAAGGIVAVVVSLAGGGFSAEHALFVSTDNGGHFGPPATPNGPDVNVRWSGLLMVTPRIGVLVAGPTQELLLRTTDGGASWQRLSVPGVGGPGTFALGAPVLSGSRIDIPVTVQAAADGSREKFFLLASDDQGATFTVRGVALDIPADFAPTGAVTGNTGSTWWVVAPSIGTVYETTDDGASWRTVHETGLALNTVAVTLTGPAAATAVIAVNSCANDKSECTMTVTVEQTTDGGATWSPA
- a CDS encoding aspartate-semialdehyde dehydrogenase, with product MTERSFHVGIVGATGQVGGVMRRILAERHFPVASIRFFASARSAGRTLPWQDGEVVVEDAAAADPAGLDIVLFSAGAGTSRALAPKFATAGAVVIDNSSAWRMDPDVPLIVAEVNPHALSGMRKGIIANPNCTTMAAMPVLKPLHDAAGLIRLVASTYQAVSGSGLAGVEELDKQVRQVVDRAHDLTHDGRAVDFPAPQKYVRPIAFNVVPVAGNFVDDGSGETDEEQKLRNESRKILGIPDLRVSGTCVRVPVFTGHSLSINAEFARPLPASRAVELLESAPGVRVVDVPNPLEAAGTDPSYVGRIRQDHSVPDNRGLVLFVSNDNLRKGAALNAVQLAELVAAQWSSLPRR
- a CDS encoding aspartate kinase, whose protein sequence is MPLIVQKYGGSSVADAERIKKVAQRIVATRKQGYDVCVVVSAMGDTTDELLDLAAQVSPMPPPRELDMLLTAGERISMALLAMAIANLGMEARSFTGSQAGVITDSRHGRAQIIDVTPGRIREALAAGHIAIVAGFQGVAQDTKDVTTLGRGGSDTTAVALAVALGAEVCEIYTDVDGVFTADPRIVPTARQIPRISYEEMLEMAAAGAKILHLRCVEYARRFKMPIHVRSSFSTKPGTWIVDIPPEEQMEAPIISGVAHERGEAKITVVGVPDKPGEAAQIFQVIADAGINVDMIVQNVSSTATGRTDITFTLPTSDLPTAMAALSKAKDRIGFEGLLSDDQIGKVSLIGAGMRTQPGVTAKFLTALADAGINVEMISTSQIRISVVIREDDLPAAVAALHRAFELDDPEGQAVVYGGTGR
- a CDS encoding DUF5063 domain-containing protein, producing MSDPLVESRSEDLGEFAAEIADQVESFVIAVREIARSTDAGSAVSLLLLEVSQLLLAGGRLGAITDIVPPEPFEPDVGPDPDIDDLRTRLAKLLAPIDRYVEIFDPYENPPSATTFVISDDLALIVSDLLHGLAHFRAGRPVEALWWWQFSYLSHWGTHAGAMVRALQSVVAHDRLDV
- the recR gene encoding recombination mediator RecR, which translates into the protein MYEGVIQDLIDELGKLPGIGPKSAQRIAFHILGADPSQVRRLAEVLLDVKERIRFCAICGNVAEHEQCRICADPRRDPTVLCVVEEPKDVVAIEKTREFHGRYHVLGGAISPIDGIGPDDLRIRELLQRLADGTVKELILATDPNLEGEATATYLARLVKPLGVRVTRLASGLPVGGDLEYADEVTLGRALEGRRQLDV
- a CDS encoding DNA polymerase III subunit gamma and tau; the encoded protein is MTLALYRKYRPATFAEVIGQEHVTEPLRQALRHNRVHHAYLFSGPRGCGKTSSARILARSLNCEQGPTPDPCGVCQSCRDLAPSGPGNVDVIEIDAASHGGVDDARDLRERSFYAPAVSRFKVYIIDEAHMVTAAGFNALLKLVEEPPPHLKFVFATTEPDKVLPTIKSRTHHYPFRLVPPAVLRQHLAHICEQEKVAIEPGALNLVVRAGAGSVRDALSILDQLIAGAGSEGVTHRYAAALLGYTDAALLDEAIEGLARGDGPAVFSVVTSVIDAGHDPRRFAEDILQRLRDLIVVDAVPDAPARGLLDVPEDAMDRMRRQAAAFGRTALLRAAEIVSAGLAEMRGSVAPRLVLELIVARLLVPAADRGETGVLARLERIERRLGLSAGGSVAGELPDQGQATGPSTRPSRAVDEPVRHGPAVGEPGRESAQPRTGSRPSAREAVESSAGPPGREAVDSSASPRVPRRDAPADQAAVLRAWDDVLEATKQRRRVAHSLLISGPAQVVDVRGSTIVVGFTTPALERQFALGPRNEEALAGALTDVLGGQWRIETTVLGSTGSGPEVTGTAAVGAERPHSSTSGNRGAAEPRDPEPDDLPGDGVDPDDPPVETSESETEHLALLQRHLGATVIEEDVD